One window of Nicotiana tomentosiformis chromosome 11, ASM39032v3, whole genome shotgun sequence genomic DNA carries:
- the LOC104119627 gene encoding mitochondrial import inner membrane translocase subunit TIM22-4, producing MSDPASESNDTHSSSQEAQKPQIEPIRMPTVEEIRGQDIWNNCAVRSVVSGVMGGGLGLFMGLFLGALDNPIMQEEMTTRQQLVYQAKQMGRRSWSSCKTFAVMGLVFSAAECVVEKARAKHDMTNTAVAGCVTGGTLSARGGPKAACAGCAGFATFSVLIEKFLDRYH from the exons ATGAGTGATCCGGCAAGTGAATCAAATGACACACATTCAAGCTCTCAAGAAGCTCAGAAGCCCCAGATTGAGCCTATTCGGATGCCTACTGTGGAGGAAATAAGGGGCCAAGACATTTGGAACAACTGTGCAGTTCGCAGTGTTGTTAGCGGAGTCATGG GAGGGGGGCTTGGGTTGTTCATGGGTCTGTTTCTAGGGGCACTGGATAACCCAATAATGCAAGAGGAAATGACAACGAGGCAACAACTTGTATACCAAGCAAAGCAGATGGGTCGGAGGAGTTGGAGTTCCTGCAAGACTTTTGCTGTTATGGGTTTGGTTTTCTCTGCTGCTGAATGTGTCGTTGAGAAG GCACGGGCAAAGCATGACATGACAAATACAGCAGTTGCAGGGTGTGTAACAGGAGGCACATTATCAGCTAGAG GTGGACCAAAAGCTGCGTGTGCAGGTTGTGCTGGCTTTGCTACATTTTCAGTTTTGATAGAGAAGTTCTTGGATAGATATCACTAA